The genomic DNA aaaaaatccTCAGACTTTTCCTATATTTGATGTCTGATTTTTTGGTTTCTGCTGGTGCGTCGTTTTGAAAGACTACCAGTGTACTTGCATGAAAAATGTCAGGATGAAAAATGTCAGGATAACTTGTTTAATGGCGCTTTGTTCCGACAGACTGCTTTATCATTTCcaaagagaggaaatgagaagGAACAGGAGATTCTTCATCAAAGGAAAAACAGTATTATGGGTTAGTTTTGCTTAGCTTAAGGGAAGTGTTTAAAGACATCGTTATAATTACTGAGTATATTTTTAGTGGACTGAAAGTGATGTAGATGAAatgctattttttttgttgaagtTGAATAACAAAACAATGATTTAAAGTTCCATATCACAGCATACATTTTGTTATAAGACGTCATGCAACtgttattgtatgttttattgagGAGAATGGCAGGAGTGGGTACTTTGCATCATGTTTTAGGTCTTGGTCTTttgataaaatgtgaatttTCAGCCTTATTtatataactaatatttaaaaatTCCAAGAAACTAATCACAGTTAATTGTATGATAGCCCATTCCAAGGCATAATTAGGCTGAGGAGTAAAGTTCATGCCTTTGGCTCTTGGGCAATTAAGCTTTGGAACATTCCAGGAGATGTTACTGGAAAATAAtgtctaatttatttttttcctaataATTTGTAACCTATTATCTATACTTCTCTCCTCCAATATAATCACAAATATCTCACCTTTTTAACTCCTTCCCTGCAGTCTTGATCAATaaagtttgtatttatttagtacCCTCTTTATGAAAGACATAACAtgataaaatacatatttttaattACACAGAGGAGAGGGACAGGAAACGTGGAGATGAAAGAGGGGGAGTGACATCTGAGAAGCAAACAACAGATGATGTTGTTACATGGTTCTCCAACTTAACGAATGacttgttattgttattattatcattattataattatacgCCCCCTTTTCTCCCCCCTCGTATGCCTTCACACCCTCTCTCCCTCATTTCTCCCACATCGTTGTCTCTTTctttaaattgaatttaaaaaaaaaagtcaatatacaTTATGCTGTGTTTTTACaaaggctgcacggtggtgcagtggttagcactggcgcctcacagctagagggttgcaggttcgaatccggcttgggacccttctgtgtggagtttgcatgttctccccgtgttagcgtgggttttctccgggtactccggtttcctcccacagtccaaagacatgcaggttaggttaaattgtggactctaaattgcccgtaggtgtgagtgtgagcgtgaatggttgtctgtctctatgtgtcagccctgcgatggactggcgacctgtccagggtgtaccctgccttcgcccaatgtcggctgggatcggctccagcccccccgcgacccctaacgggataagcggttgcagatggatggatggatggatgtgtttttacagtgtttaACCAATTTGCTTCTCTAAATCAATATTTGATTATTGGTGGTTCTATTAGTTTGTTGGACACTTACATGATAAGGGTTAAAAGGAACATGACTTTCTTACCGAAAAACCAGATTACAAAACCCAATGTCTGTTGTAAGTCAATtacgcccacacacacagggagtgtCATACAGACAGAAGAAGTATAGGGCTGAGCTGTGTACTTGTATTTCATGAGCTTATTTAATGAGTGAATCCACATTGAATATTAAGTGCAGCTTGCAGCAGGCCAACATTGCACACTCTGGCAAAATCTTCAAACTTCTGCCCTCTGATAAAACACACCCATGTGTGACTGTGACTAAACTTCTagagaaaatgttattttggtgttaaaaaaaagactaaaaggCTTAAGCTAGCAACATATTCATGTTCATTTTGAGACTCAACGCAGCAGCTGGGTCAGTCAAGATCAATGTGTGCGTGGAAAAGTACATCAGGGCAGCGTTGACTTCACTTTTGTAGCTGTAGTGggagttaaacctgcagtaggtagaatgtgtttggcatcattgggcaaaaattccataataacctttcagcatattgtaattcaagtgttctgagagaaaattagacctgtgcacctcctcatggctctgttttcaggctttaaaaaatctagcccataaCGGTAGacttcagccaatcacaggtcatttcagagagagagcgttcctattggctgttcattcaacggaggcagctgtcaatcattcacaaactctgatcaaacggtcaaactagggagcgctgatcaaatatgaattaatattctgttactgtaatgcctatttctctcctcaaatgttttctgaatgattttgtagtgtactgtttagctgtaaaattagaaagtttgtgccggctggtgggcggtgcttggtatttcctcaactgatctcaacatggctgccgggtcacaaacttttgaTTGAAAACTGCTCATAGATGGCAAGGTTCCAGCTCGGCTCTAAttgttgttttctctttgtagatgccattaggagcaccggacgaccgggggaggacacagaggcacatcatttttttccccgattaccggtctcatgcactatactgtcaggatatagtgaccgttttataaaaataacttttttttaaatcatatttgctccaattctacgcactgcagctttaatagtgTCAcattgtccatctttatatacagtctatactgTTAGAATTTATCGACACAAAACCCATTATTGTAACTATAATGACTTGTAGTCAATCGAGTCACCAGTACCAGGAAGAAAATGTTTCTGTTCTATTTTCTTTAAATGTTCACTTCCAAATTTTTTATTCTGGATTAAATTATCCTCCAAacacccctccctccttccatctAGCTGTTTTTATTACAGTCTCActgctgactctctctctctctctgtcacacttcTCATCGTTTCAACCATACCACCACCTCCCTTGGCAGCTCAACCCTTTCCTGTTTCCTCATCCTTCCTCCCTACAGTATCTTACTTTGCCCTTAAACTCAAACTACTGATAGAAGTGTCCATTATGTGATGCAGTCCCCTCTGTGGACAGCAGATGGCAGCAGCTGTCCTCTCTGGCCTGCCGTGGCGCTGTCCCTGGTCCTGAAACCACCTCTCGCTCCCAACCACTCTGCATGGGCATGTTaccttttctctccatccatctccgAATGGATTGTTGCGCCCCTTAAAACAGTTTACAGTCTGACTGcacttgttttttctctttacgGTCTTTTTTTACTTATCAAAAAAAAATTGCCTATTTCAAATTTAGTTGGCTTAAAAACGAAAAGTTCATTAGAAGTGATAAAGATActacttattttttttgtatttgcttgtctccatttttgtttgcccttagttcctagtattgtctgtttttgttgatatatattaaaaaaaatgaggcatgatacacaccccacagaagtctgtatcactgacatgcacatgcttcttaataaaaaatatttaaaacagaAGTGATAAAGATCTTTTCTCAGTCCACCTCGATTATCCCGCAAATAGATTTTACCTTTTCTGTGCTGTCTTGCTATTTGTTGTAATAAATCAGTATAAGGCTAAATAAGTGTTAGTCCTGACTGACACCTACCTACTTTCAGatgtaaacttaaaaaaaaaaaaatccgcaaaatgttacaattcaGTGCGTCCAAAGTAGAGTAAAATAAAGGAGAGGAGAGCTCTCATGCACCCTCATCATCTGCCTGCAGTGAAAAACAGGAGCAACAACGAGGAGAGCAGAGGCACAAAACTCCAGGTTCGACCTCCACACCCGGTCTGACGTATACCCAAAGCTGCTGGTATAAATGAATTCACGGCGTCACCAAGCTCAGATGATTCTCAGTATACCGGTGAGCGCACCACCCGAGCTGTCAACGCTCAACtacaacacacacgcacacacacacaaaaccccttacccttcatacacacacacacactcacaaacacgtcTGCGTCATGCGTCCTGCAGGGAGCGACGGCACGACCGCGGTAACTCCGATGGACCCGGGTAAAACGCACCGCGGCAGCAGCAGTCTGAGGGGCTGACTGTGTCCTGCTTATCTTGTCCAGCTGCTCTGGGAAAAGTTGCATTATGGATTTTATACCAacaacaagcagcagcagcagcagcagcaacgagAGCAACGCGACCGGTGGTGGTTACCCTGATGTGGTTGGAGACTGGGCTCATGGTGAGAATGGCACATCTGGGTCTCCACCACCAGATGTGAAGCTGAGTTACCAGATCATCACCTCTCTGCTCTTGGCGGCCCTCATCCTCTGCTCCATATTCGGCAACGCGTGCGTAGTGGCCGCCATCGCCCTGGAGAGATCTCTCCAGAACGTGGCCAACTATCTGATTGGATCACTGGCCGTCACAGACCTCATGGTATCGGTGCTGGTTCTGCCAATGGCGGCCCTCTACCAAGTTTTGAACAAGTGGACACTCGGGCAGGGGATTTGCGACTTATTCATCTCTCTGGATGTTCTGTGTTGCACATCATCCATCCTGCATCTGTGCGCAATCGCCTTGGACAGATACTGGGCCATAACAGACCCGATCGACTATGTAAATAAACGCACGCCGAGGCGAGCTGCGGTCTTGATCAGCGTCACTTGGCTGATCGGGTTTTCCGTCTCTATTCCGCCTATGTTAGGCTGGAGAAGCGCAGAAGACAGGGCAGACCCGGACGCATGCCTCATCAGCCAGGACCCGGGCTACACCATCTACTCCACGTTTGGGGCTTTTTACATCCCGCTCATCCTCATGTTGGTGCTGTACGGGAGGATATTCAAGGCTGCTCGGTTTCGGATTCGGAAGACGGTGAAGAAACcggtgaaagtgaaagtgtccgAGAAGTGTTTGAGTGTGTCTCCGGCCATCTTCCACAAGAAGAAAAGCAACGGGGAGAAAAAAGACTGGAGGCGCAGCGACGAGTCCAAACCtggctctcctcttcctctgtgcgTAAACGGCGCGGTGAAgcacagagaggaaggagagtcGCTGGAGATCATAGAAGTTATCAGCAACTCAAAGACGCACCTGCCTCTGCCCAACACGCCTCAGTCCTCCTCGCAGGGCTACTGTGAGAGCATGAATGAGAGGAACTCAGGTGCGAAGAGGAAGATCGCGCTGCAGAGGGAGCGTAAAACGGTGAAAACCTTGGGGATAATCATGGGCACTTTCATCTTCTGCTGGCTGCCCTTTTTCATCGTGGCACTCGTGCTGCCTTTCTGTGCGGAGAGCTGCTACATGCCCGACTGGCTGGGTGCAGTGATAAACTGGTTGGGCTACTCCAACTCTCTCCTCAACCCCATCATATATGCCTACTTCAACAAAGACTTCCAAAGTGCTTTCAAGAAGATCATCAGATGCAAATTCCACAGAGCGtgattttacacacacacacacacacacagtgaaaacTTCAATGTGGAGTAAATGATGGGACAGTATGAAATGTTTCACTGACTGTATGGGTGAAAAGAAATATACAGACTTTTATTCAGGGACtcttttcagtgtgtgtgttggaggacagtgtaaaaagaaaaaaaatggggTCACTGGTGATATGAGACAGGAACTGTTTTGCTCTTAATGTACAAGCTCATGTTTATTCAGTGTTGTAGCTACAGTATCTAGCCTATGCGCGACGGCAGCCCATCGTTATATTGCCATGCAACACGTGTCATGTGCTGATTCCATGCATTTTTATCATGAGACACACGCGCGGGGTTTCCGTCCTATACACCATGAGCTTTGTAGCactgaaacaaataaaaagcaatCAAAGTTTGTCATTAAGAAATACGAGTCTATTTTtgtttagaaaataaataaaaaagtaataatgaGCCAAGTAGAGATCCTAGAGGGCCtattgtgaaaaaaatcacagcTCCACTTGGGACCATAGGTCTTTATATGAAATAAGGAATGAATCATTTTTGAGCAAATCAAAGTTTGTCATTAAGAAATATGAGTCCATTTTTgtttagaaaataaattaaaaaaagtaaagtaatgaGCCAAGCAGAGATCAGGGCCTATTGTGGCAAAAAAATCACAGCTCCCCTTGGGACCATAGGTCTTCATATACAATAAGGAATGAATCATTGTTGGGGCAAACAAAGCAAGTGAGCAACTCATCATTTTTGCTCTGACAGGCCAcactgatgatgatggtgatgatgatgatggggggTTATCAGTGCATGGCGTGTTCGAGGTCTTACAGCAAATGGGTATTGAACAAACCCCCACTGTCTATCCATCAAATCCATCTCAAAGTCAACACCAAAAGGAGACAGgcaattttttttctaaaaatggaGGCTGGTATTCCatttatgatataatatgttctcctcctctctctctcttcttattCCAGAGCCCCCACCCTCACCCCCACCTCCACCCAATCTCTCTATTTCAGATTGTCccctatgtgtgtgtctgagaaaGAAAGATtgcacaagagaaaaaaaaacaagggagAGGATCAGACATTTTCTTTCCTATATTGCATTATTATAAGGCCTACAGTACCATTTCCCATATTGAATGTTGTGAGAAGACAGCTTGGTTACATCATTAAACATCAAGAAAAGCAACGCTAAATTTAGCACATGCTCTCATAATGCCACATAATATAGAGGGTTGCTCAGAGAAATAGACCACATAATACAAAAGAGATGCAGGAAACCTCGTTGCTGCTGTAACTGCTCTCGTCGTCTGTCAAACAAAACCCCAGACACAAATCCACTTACAGTAGATACAGAGATAAAGACTGTCAGACGTTAAAAGTGGAAAACAACTTTCAGGAAGAAGGCCCAATGAGGCCTATAGCATGCTTCACAAGATGGGTGGCTATGTGGTTCATTGTCATAGCGACACATTAAGCCCAAGGCATCATGGGTGAGTCAAAGTGGCGGGGCAGGCAGGCAGGGCGAGCACGAACAAACCAGAATGTAACATACAATGCAGCAATTTGGAGATGACTACCATGTCTGATACTCTGCAGGGTGCATGCAActtacagaaaacacacattactttttttaaaataactaaTCCATGAAAGCAGTACTGTTCATTTAGAGGTAAGAATTTGTAAGCAGTgtataaacaattaaaaaatgattaaaacacaCTATATTGTAGTCATAAGTAGATAAGGACAAAGTGTTGTGTCAACAATAGCTCCTCCTGTGAGACATCTGTAACTGCTGAGTAAACAGTTAATGAATAATTGGTAAAACAGTATACCATAGctaaatgatatattattacacacaaacaaatcctTTAAGTGTGTTATGAATCATTTATTAACATGCCGATTTTTTTGTGTCCAGAACTCATGAAGACATATTGAGCCGGtttagtttgacaaaaaaaagtaactCAAGATCCACTTGCTGGATTTACAGATgggaccatttgcgccaataaaagAAGCATAGTGTGTCCATTaatcccacccacgttagctttgggccaatagaaactgtGATGTAATTTTGGCGCgcagcaataagttcattatttttaagttgaagcacttactgacAGTCAGCTTCAGGCTGGTAagtttaaatgtctggatttaTGAGGATgccagtcttgctactgttcattttctgaaagcctTTACTTGAAACGTataggctataaatgctgtcaagttgagtctaaTTGCGTTTTGAATATAGTTGAATAAAGTCACCCTCGGTTTAaaggtatatactgtaagtggtattaacattcaataacactGCGAATTTCtctgctgtgggactaataatgAATCATCTTATTTcatcttaacatgattcaaatttaaGTGTGTTTATCACCATGGAACAGGTGTGGcatatttaggttgaaaaggtTTATAATACAACTacttccaatggcatctaagagtacaaatggtagtaagcatatgCTGAATAGATGTTATGGTTATGAGGGGCTCCTTGGAGAATGTTCTCCCTTATAAGGGGTACCTGGCCTCAAAAAGTTTCATAACTCCTGTCATAAATAACTAGAATTAATACTGTATCacatataaatgaaaaaaatacattattattaatgtaaaatataaagaCATATACAACTGTATTATATCATATTGTCAATCGTTCATTAAATTGCACCTGTTACAGATGATTAACAAGTACAATATAGAGTGCTATAAGCCATTTACtaaccgtaaaaaaaaaagtgtgacctAAATGGCACCCAGGACACCCATCCAGTTACAGTCAGAGGACAATACAGTAGATTTCGTATAATATAAGTTAATTGAGTCTGAAAAGAAATTACTTTTCCCTCCAGATCTAATATCACTCTTTGATTTCAGGGAATAAAGATTTAGCCTGTGTGCCAAATGTGATGTAGTGATGTAGGTCTCATCAGCAGCACAGTAACACTGCACTAGAGCGGAAATGATGAGTCAATTAAGTAATAGTTATTCAATAGAAATATTATCCTGCAACTCTTTTGATAATTAAACTTTCTATTATTTCAGCTTCTCAGACGTGGTGATTTGAGGCTTTTCTCTATCATATCTGTCATTCTCATGATAAAATATCTGTGGCTTTGTGACTgttgatcagataaaaaaatgctatttaaaatcatatttcacTATGTTTTGACTCaatgattagtcgacaaaaacaacagcagattaattgataatgaaaataatcgttagttgcagccccaatATACACTTTTAATAGCACAACAACAAAGAACATACTTTTCTTGCCAAATGTTGATGATAAACTAGATCCGGCATCCAGAACAACAAACTGAACTTTAACCTatcaaaatgtgtaaaaagaTAATTGTGTCAGGAGGAGAAAACTGAGCTGGAAGGAGGACTTCATAAAAACTCTCTATCTTTCCACGACACTGGtttcctctctccatctgctCACTTTTGCTCTCTGGTGCATCAGCGCGACATCAATGCACTCAAAATGCTTTTGGGAAAATTAATCTCATACCTGTGACCTGTAGGTCAAGTTCTGGGCTTATGACGGTCTCACAGAGGCCCATAGAGGATGTGGTGTGAGCCGCTGATCATAGTAGACTATATTTTTCAATTGTGAGTCACACTGTGTGTAAGACCAttaaaatcattacattttggtCCTGATATATGGGATTACAAGGCAGCTGCCCTCCTTTTGAACCACGCCGTAATATCAAAGCTTTGGATTGTAGGACTACATTAATCCCACTCCCTCTAGGATTCTTAAATGTAATGTAGGTAGGTGATGACGCAGGAGCATCTCCTTCAACatgggagggggaggagaggagaggagaggagaggagaggagaggagaggagaggagaggagaggagaggagaggagaggagaggagaatggCAACACAAACAGGGTGATTACAGGGTTTATAACATGTGTATCACTGCCCTCTGGCCTTAAACTGTGGGAAGATTGCATGAGATTCTGCATACATACAGTCATTGATCCTATAGACCTTCTTATTTGCCTatttctgttgctagggcaacagctttggtccaagtttacttcctgcattaacaaacattgcaaaatgaaatacaaaggAGCCCATATAGCATGTTTATGCTGTCAAGTTTGAAACGGTATTTTAGTAAGAATGaagggttaaaggttaaagAACGGTCAAGTGCAAATTCAGTGCTCCTGttttcaacacatttttcaacACTAAAATTAGCATCAACGTCCTGCTCTAACAACACACaagattttaaacatttatagATTTTATATGGAAAAGTCAGAGGAAATAACACGTGTTATTTCACAGGCAGGCAACCCTGCCAAAGTGACATTTAATTTGGGAACATAATTGTAATTTTTTCACTGTGCTCTTTGAAATTGATTATACCGATCAATATCAAACAGCAGTTTGCCACCTGAAAATGTGATACCGCAGAGACTGCATAAAGAACAGACTATTAAagaagtaaatgtacttttgtATTCAATATTAATGACTTTATTAATGCACTTGCTATTTCTTTATTAAACTTGCATGAGTTAGTTTTGGATCAAGGATGTAATAGATTTTAGGTTATCAGATAAGGTGTTCTGAATATACGAatttgaaaatggaagtttatcaCTGATCACTTTAGGCAAAGAGTCTTAACATGTACTATAGAGTAACACAGAGTTAAGCTAGTATGTATGATAAGAATATTTAAAGTACATATAAAGGCATTTCAAATCTTAATTTCAAAATTAGCATTGTTAATTAAAAATGGACTGTCATCTGAGATCAGTTGACTAACTCGAGTCTGTCATACTGAAGTGTTTCAAATAGAAATCTCAAAATAAACCTACAAAATTAGGCTGCATTCAAAGGAAGGAGGACTGCTTTGGTGATATTTTcataaacaataaacacagtCTAAAAATATTAGAAAGGATTCCTTTCCGACATcgacaatgaaaaaaatattttttacagcATTTCAGATCATGAGCACCgcaatatatttttaatgacaACTCGTGGTCTAAAAGTGAACACTCTGAGTAAGTAAATAAgtgtaaatatttttattattttaagggAAGTACCAACAGCAGAATAAACTGAGAGGCAGCTGAATGTTTGAGGCTGTATCTGGCAACcaatgatatatttttttaggtaTTTAGCCTAATGCAGGTTTTAACAGAAGTGTTGTTCCATTAAATACACATAAAGGACACATTTATACACGTAACATCATTGTCATTTGCTCAATGTACGTAATATATGACTCTACAACCGAGCAATCTAAAACACCCCCTTTCTCTGTAAGAAAGTACTTTCAAAACTAATCCTATAAAATACAGAAAgtgaaaaaatgtcaatttaTGCTTGCGATGATGAGTTTAGTTCTATGGCCATTGAACATGACAGTGGTTTGTGTatgttagggctgtgtattggcaagaatctggcgatacgatacgtatcacgatacagggctTACGATTCAATTGCGATATAtagcgatactgtaagtaagacgatatattgggattttttttaatctaattttaggaaaactgtcatagtataaagaacacaccaccaaatgcataaaaaaatgtaCGCAATcggaacagtgggatctgcatttacatttatcacagtccctgtaaaatccaacatcatagcactactatgagagggcacatacactgagagggcgcatctccatctccatctccatctccatctccatctccaaaattaaataaagtatcaACTTATaactattacagtttttctcgattgtttacacacattttctgaaagcatgcctcatactctcagaactctacacacaaatcaaaaaacacacacacaatgggcaaaacccctcaattctcctgcaaaatgaaactttacattcaaaacaatgttatttcttctcaaaatggtattttgttttcaaatgacacacacacaccatcatatgaatagacatttataagaacc from Sebastes fasciatus isolate fSebFas1 chromosome 6, fSebFas1.pri, whole genome shotgun sequence includes the following:
- the htr1aa gene encoding 5-hydroxytryptamine (serotonin) receptor 1A a, with protein sequence MDFIPTTSSSSSSSNESNATGGGYPDVVGDWAHGENGTSGSPPPDVKLSYQIITSLLLAALILCSIFGNACVVAAIALERSLQNVANYLIGSLAVTDLMVSVLVLPMAALYQVLNKWTLGQGICDLFISLDVLCCTSSILHLCAIALDRYWAITDPIDYVNKRTPRRAAVLISVTWLIGFSVSIPPMLGWRSAEDRADPDACLISQDPGYTIYSTFGAFYIPLILMLVLYGRIFKAARFRIRKTVKKPVKVKVSEKCLSVSPAIFHKKKSNGEKKDWRRSDESKPGSPLPLCVNGAVKHREEGESLEIIEVISNSKTHLPLPNTPQSSSQGYCESMNERNSGAKRKIALQRERKTVKTLGIIMGTFIFCWLPFFIVALVLPFCAESCYMPDWLGAVINWLGYSNSLLNPIIYAYFNKDFQSAFKKIIRCKFHRA